In Dermacentor silvarum isolate Dsil-2018 unplaced genomic scaffold, BIME_Dsil_1.4 Seq83, whole genome shotgun sequence, a genomic segment contains:
- the LOC119435683 gene encoding uncharacterized protein K02A2.6-like: MALENSDLKLRGYFGHQSAVMGKATVLAKFGGKHALLPLFVVKSGTRALLGRNWAKAFGMPLDSLLNVHSVDDVKDLISRFPDVFSEGLGCFARVKAKIRVLEDVKPRFFRPRPVPFAQQDMVAQELQRLQREGILRPVRTAEWAAPLVPVLKKDGKIQLCGEFKVTVNQPADIETYPVPRVEEIWAQLAGGVMFSKLDLRDAYQQVELDEESKKLETINTQQGLFQYN; the protein is encoded by the coding sequence ATGGCGCTGGAAAATTCCGATCTCAAGCTGAGAGGCTACTTCGGCCATCAATCCGCGGTCATGGGGAAAGCGACAGTGCTGGCCAAATTCGGAGGAAAGCATGCTCTACTACCGTTGTTCGTCGTCAAGAGCGGCACGCGGGCCCTGCTAGGGAGGAACTGGGCGAAAGCTTTTGGTATGCCACTGGACAGTCTTTTGAACGTGCACTCGGTCGATGACGTGAAAGACCTGATAAGCCGATTTCCTGATGTGTTTTCAGAAGGTCTCGGTTGTTTTGCTAGAGTGAAGGCCAAGATAAGAGTGCTAGAGGACGTGAAACCACGTTTCTTCAGGCCGAGACCAGTACCATTTGCTCAGCAGGACATGGTGGCGCAGGAACTACAGCGGTTGCAGCGAGAAGGTATCCTCAGGCCAGTGCGGACTGCGGAATGGGCGGCACCGTTGGTTCCAGTTTTGAAGAAGGATGGGAAAATCCAATTGTGCGGAGAATTCAAAGTCACGGTAAACCAGCCAGCAGATATCGAGACGTACCCGGTGCCACGGGTTGAAGAAATctgggcacagctggcgggagGCGTGATGTTCTCGAAGTTGGACCTTCGGGATGCATACCAGCAAGTGGAGTTGGATGAGGAGTCTAAGAAATTGGAGACTATCAACACACAGCAGGGACTTTTTCAGTACAACTGA